One Maribacter sp. HTCC2170 genomic window, GGCCTTGCTACTTTTAGTTTGGAACTCCCATTGCTGTTTTCCGGTGGCATAATCAACACCCATAACCTTGCCATCAAAGGTTCCGAAGTAAATGGTATCGTCATGGGCAATTGCAGATCCATAGACCCGCATATGTAGTGGGAACGTCCACTGGGTGGTTCCGTTAGCCTTTTCCAAGGCATAGAATTTATGCGCATCAGAGGTGCCAAAATAGATGTTGTTTTTATATTCTAGAGGAGTGGCAATAATCCATCCGCTGGGCTCACGCATATTCCAGATACCGATGCCCGTTTTGGCATTCAATGCATAAATATTATAATCTCGACTGCCAAAATAGACCACATCGTCTTTCACCAAGGCTGCTTTTTGTATTTCCCCTTTTGGAAAGTATTGTGCTCCAATGGTCTTGAATTTCCATTCCAACTCACCTGAATTAGCATTCAAACAATAGAAATTTCCGTCATAGCTGCCAATAAACACTTTGTCATCTTTAACAACAGATGAAGCATGTATAATTCCGTCAGTGGTGTATTTCCATGTTAAATCACCTGTTTGGGCATTTATAGCATACATATTCCCGTCTCCGCTTCCCCAATAAATAGTTTCGCCTTTTCCAGTGGGGGACGAACGATAATAATCCCATAAGTCGTACATTTTCTCACCTCCTGAGGCGAATTTCCAAATCAACTTACCAGAGGTTTTATCAATTGCGTATAAATTGCCATCATCACTGCCCACACAAACTAAATTGTTCCAGACTGTGGGGGATGAATGAACGGCACCTTCTGTTTTGTATTTCCAAACTTCCTTGCCCGTTTTCTTATTTACGGCATATAGATGTTGGTCACCACTGCCTATATATACTAGATTTTCATCAATGGCAGCTGAAGAATATACACGGTCTTGTGTTTTGAACTGCCATGCCATTTCTTGGGCGGCAATCGGGTTCGTGTAAATAAAAGCTAGGAGGAGTAGGGTTGGAAATCGATTCATTATTTGCTTTTTAGATTACCATATAGTTTTCCAAGATTAATAAATTCTTGAGGAGATCCACTGTTAAAAGGAATCATGAAGAATCCGTAGGAATGATTTTGCTGCCCTTTAATCATGTATTTTTCCTGGGGTTTGGCGTACCAACTGTCATCACCGGCAACGCCGCGTTGTTCCATGTCAATATTTAATTGCACCAAATCCTGCTCCTTGATATCTGTGGTATGCTTACTTCCGTTAACCTCGGGTATGCCATCTATTTGATAAGTTTTGTTTACTTTTTTATTTCCACCGTAGTCCAATCCCGCAGTGGTATCAAAGTCCTCATTGGGCATATGTAGGGCACTAATACCTAAACCTTTTTGTGGATTTTTAGCAACGATGAGCAAGCCTTTATTCTTTTGGTTGGAAAAGGCGGCCCAACGGACATTGGTCTTGTATCCGTTTTCTTGTGGCCGAATATAGGGCACATACTGGTCTTTCACTTCTGAGGTATAAAGATCAACAAAGGCCGAGGCTCTTCGGTCTTGGTAATTCTCCCAAGGGCCACGACCAAAATAGTTCATGGCATCATACTGTTTGGGTAATTGCATGCGCATACCAATACGGGGGACATCTGCCATATACTCGGTACTGTTCAAGGTGTTTTCCATGGCTACCACTCCATTACCATACACCGTGTAAACCGATGTAAATGAGGTTTCTACCCCTGGTAGTTGGTAAGTAACTTCAAACTGTACGCTACCGTCTTTCATTATGATATGCGTGACCTTGGATACTTTTGAAAAGAGCGATGCTTTTTTCCATTCCAGGTTTTTAATGTGCATTTGGTTACCAAAATCATTATCGGTAGGGGCACGCCAAAAGTTGGGCTTGGGACCTTTACCATCTTTTAAAAGCTCTTCACCTTGAAAAACATAGGAAGTTAGACGGCCTTCTTTCTTATTGAACACCAATTTCAATTGGTCGTTGTCAATAATTATTTTTCCGTTGGATTCGGTTAGGGACAAGGCCTTTTCCTCAAGTTTGGGGTTTGCTTCTTTTTTGAATTTACCTGCCAAGGCAATTTGCTCATGGGCAACCTCAAAGCCTTCAGGCAACAAGCCCCAATCATTTATTGTGGTCGCGGAAATTTCAACAAAATACTCTGTATTGGCCTTAAAATCAATATCTGTTAAGGGAATGCGAATGAGCCTTCCGGTATGTGTTTCTATAGCTATATTATCAATAGGAATGGTTTTTAAGGCTTTGCCATCAGCTTTTATCTGGGCTGTAAAGTTGAATTGGTCCAGATTGGTGAAATCGTAAAGGTTCTCAATAAGTACCCGTAACTCATTACTCCTGTTAATTCCCTTTTCCTTAAAATTGATGAACTCATGGGCCTTTTTTACTTCGTATAGACCTGGTTGCGGCGAACGGTCAGGAAAAACAATTCCATTGTTCAGAAAGGAATTGTCCGTAGGCATGTTCTCGCCATAATCCCCACCATAGGCATAGAAACGTTCCCCATTTTCATTGGTTTTCCAAATGGATTGGTCAACCCAGTCCCAAATAAAGCCACCTTGGAGATTATCGTAAAGTTCAATGATATCCCAATAATCTTGAAAGTTTCCTGTGCTGTTACCCATAGCGTGGGCATATTCACTGGGAATAAATGGCCGGTCTGTCATAGAGGTCCCAATTTCTCTGAAACGTGCAGGGCTGGGGTATTGAGGTACAATAATATCTGTATTACTGTCCATATCGAATAAATTACCGTCATGTTCTTTATATGGACGCTCGTATTGTACAGGGCGTTTGGTAATGTCATTGGCCTTAATCGCATCATAGGCTTTAAAGAAATTTACGCCATTGCCAGCCTCATTGCCCATTGACCATATTATGACCGAAGGGTGGTTTTTGTCGCGTTCAACCATTCTGACCATTCGGTCTACATGGGCTTTCTCCCAATCTGGTTTTTTCGCCAGTGAATATTTACCATAATACATTCCGTGTGATTCAATATTCGCCTCATCGACCACGTACATACCGTGAAGGTCACAAAGCTCGTAAAAACGTCTACCTCTGGGGTAATGGCTTAAGCGTACTGCGTTTATATTGTTTTCTTTCCATAGGCGAATATCTTTCAGTATCATTTCCTCAGACATAATATGCCCTGTTTCTGGATCCGTTTCCTGTGCATTCACACCTTTTAAGGTTATACGTTGCCCGTTCACCAACAGGAGTCCGTTTTTTATCTCTACAGAGCGAAAACCGATTTTCCTCGTTGTTGTTTCAATGAGATTGCCCTTTTTATCTTTGGTTTCCAGAATCAAGGTATATAGATTCGGATGTTCGGCACTCCATGGCTTTACTGTTGGAATTGTTGCCTTAAAAGAAAATGTTGATTTCACTGATTTTTTAAGTTGAAGCGTTTCGCTGTCTGATGCAAGGTCGTTGTTATTATCCCAAATTTTATAGGATAGCGAAACTTCCTTGTTTTTGGAAAGATGGTTCTCCAAATCAACATCAAGTGAGAATTCACCCTTGGTATATGAACCATCCAAAACTGAAGTCACTTCAAAATCATTGATTCTAACTTTGGGCTGCGCATAGATGAACACATCACGTTCAATACCACTTATGCGCCAAAAATCCTGACATTCGAGATAAGAACCGTCCGTCCACCTAAAAATTTGCAGCGCAATGCTATTCTTTCCAGATTTCAGCGCTTTGCTAATATTAAACTCAGCTGGTAGTTTACTCCCCTGGGAGTATCCTATGTATTTCCCATTAATCCAGACAAATCCCCCAGATTTCATGGCCCCGATATGAAGGAAACTTTCTTTGTCTTTCCAGTCTTTCCCAACTGTGAATTCTCTAACATAGGTGCCGACCGGATTGTAGTTGTCTGGAACATTACCAGGGTTTTTTGGATAGACCCTGTCGATTATTTCCATGTCTTCAGCAACGGGTGCCTTATAATCGGCAAATTCATACTGGTGGTTTACATAGATCGGAATCCCAAACCCCTCAACTTCCCAGTTAGAAGGAACTTTGATGTCATCCCATTCGGATGTGTCGAACCCTGTGTTCATAAAACCGGTTGGGCGTTCCTTAGGATTTCTTACCCAATTGAACTTCCAGATTCCGTTCAATGATTTATGGAATTGAGGTTTGCCAGCTTCCAACACTTTTGAAGAAGTATAGGAGGTGAAGGATGCATGGGCATCCAATTTGTTATCACCGATCACTTGTTCATTTTCAATAAAATATTGGTAATCGGAAATTGGGTCTTTTTGTTGTCCATTCAATGAAACTGAAAGTATGGAAGCGGTAAAGAATAAGTAAAAGAGTCTTTTTTGATTGGTCATTGGTTGTTGTTTGAATTCACAAAATAGTAATGAAATGAACTGGTTTATAAAGTGTTTGCGCACATTTAAAAACCTTTTGCCCACACCATTTATCACCAAAAGTAAAGTTAACCGAAATCTTTGTGACCAACCAATGTTAGTGCCTTAGCTTTATCAGAGTTTTTTAACAATTTAAACTTCAATAAAAGTTCTTGACATCTTAATTATTAATTATTGATTTATCAAAATCGATTTAGAACTCCAATGAGTTCTTTTTACAAATTGTATTACTTTGCAGTAGATTAGAAAAGTATAGATTTAAAACCCGGAACATGCAAAAAGCTGATTGGAAAACCGCCATAGAATTTGAAGATATTACCTATAGGAAAAGTAATGGAGTTGCACGTATAGCCTTTAATAGGCCTAATGTGCGAAATGCCTTTAGACCAAAAACCACAAGTGAATTGTATAAAGCGTTTTATGATGCACAAGAAGATACTTCGATTGGAGTTGTACTTCTTTCCGCAGAAGGCCCATCTACTAAAGACGGCGTGTATTCATTTTGTAGTGGTGGTGATCAAAAGGCTAGGGGACATAAAGGCTATGTCGGAGAAGATGGCATGCATCGTTTGAATATTCTTGAGGTGCAGCGTTTGATCCGATTTATGCCAAAAGTGGTCATTGCTGTGGTACCAGGTTGGGCCGTCGGAGGTGGACACAGTCTACATGTGGTATGTGATTTGACCTTGGCAAGTAAGGAACATGCCCTTTTTAAGCAAACTGATGCCGATGTCACCAGCTTTGATGGAGGATACGGTTCTGCGTATTTGGCAAAAATGGTAGGACAGAAAAAAGCTAGGGAAATCTTCTTTTTGGGGCGTAGTTATACCGCTCGGGCCGCTTACGAAATGGGTATGGTGAATGCAGTGATTCCGCATGAAGAATTAGAGGATACCGCCTACGAATGGGCACAAGAAATTTTGGAGAAGTCACCAACTTCGATTAAGATGTTGAAGTTTGCTATGAACCTTACCGATGATGGTATGGTAGGTCAGCAGGTTTTTGCAGGTGAAGCTACTCGTTTGGCCTATATGACCGAAGAAGCCAAAGAAGGGCGTAATGCATTTTTGGAAAAACGGAAACCCAATTTTGATAAGAACAACTGGATTCCTTAACTCTCTTTAGCTCTCAAACTAAAAAGAGTCTCACCCTTAACGGACAAGACTCTTTTACGAGAACACTATATGAAAATGAAAAATTTTGTTTGCTTTATTATTACGTTGTAAATGTAAATAGGTAGTGGTTTTAAACATAATTATTGTTGCAAGACAAGGCATTTATGTTGTGAATTCGTAAAAAAAAGATATTTAGCCAATGAACAGCAGCCTGTTTGCTTTAG contains:
- a CDS encoding glycoside hydrolase family 2 TIM barrel-domain containing protein, encoding MTNQKRLFYLFFTASILSVSLNGQQKDPISDYQYFIENEQVIGDNKLDAHASFTSYTSSKVLEAGKPQFHKSLNGIWKFNWVRNPKERPTGFMNTGFDTSEWDDIKVPSNWEVEGFGIPIYVNHQYEFADYKAPVAEDMEIIDRVYPKNPGNVPDNYNPVGTYVREFTVGKDWKDKESFLHIGAMKSGGFVWINGKYIGYSQGSKLPAEFNISKALKSGKNSIALQIFRWTDGSYLECQDFWRISGIERDVFIYAQPKVRINDFEVTSVLDGSYTKGEFSLDVDLENHLSKNKEVSLSYKIWDNNNDLASDSETLQLKKSVKSTFSFKATIPTVKPWSAEHPNLYTLILETKDKKGNLIETTTRKIGFRSVEIKNGLLLVNGQRITLKGVNAQETDPETGHIMSEEMILKDIRLWKENNINAVRLSHYPRGRRFYELCDLHGMYVVDEANIESHGMYYGKYSLAKKPDWEKAHVDRMVRMVERDKNHPSVIIWSMGNEAGNGVNFFKAYDAIKANDITKRPVQYERPYKEHDGNLFDMDSNTDIIVPQYPSPARFREIGTSMTDRPFIPSEYAHAMGNSTGNFQDYWDIIELYDNLQGGFIWDWVDQSIWKTNENGERFYAYGGDYGENMPTDNSFLNNGIVFPDRSPQPGLYEVKKAHEFINFKEKGINRSNELRVLIENLYDFTNLDQFNFTAQIKADGKALKTIPIDNIAIETHTGRLIRIPLTDIDFKANTEYFVEISATTINDWGLLPEGFEVAHEQIALAGKFKKEANPKLEEKALSLTESNGKIIIDNDQLKLVFNKKEGRLTSYVFQGEELLKDGKGPKPNFWRAPTDNDFGNQMHIKNLEWKKASLFSKVSKVTHIIMKDGSVQFEVTYQLPGVETSFTSVYTVYGNGVVAMENTLNSTEYMADVPRIGMRMQLPKQYDAMNYFGRGPWENYQDRRASAFVDLYTSEVKDQYVPYIRPQENGYKTNVRWAAFSNQKNKGLLIVAKNPQKGLGISALHMPNEDFDTTAGLDYGGNKKVNKTYQIDGIPEVNGSKHTTDIKEQDLVQLNIDMEQRGVAGDDSWYAKPQEKYMIKGQQNHSYGFFMIPFNSGSPQEFINLGKLYGNLKSK
- a CDS encoding 1,4-dihydroxy-2-naphthoyl-CoA synthase, with protein sequence MQKADWKTAIEFEDITYRKSNGVARIAFNRPNVRNAFRPKTTSELYKAFYDAQEDTSIGVVLLSAEGPSTKDGVYSFCSGGDQKARGHKGYVGEDGMHRLNILEVQRLIRFMPKVVIAVVPGWAVGGGHSLHVVCDLTLASKEHALFKQTDADVTSFDGGYGSAYLAKMVGQKKAREIFFLGRSYTARAAYEMGMVNAVIPHEELEDTAYEWAQEILEKSPTSIKMLKFAMNLTDDGMVGQQVFAGEATRLAYMTEEAKEGRNAFLEKRKPNFDKNNWIP
- a CDS encoding PQQ-binding-like beta-propeller repeat protein, translated to MNRFPTLLLLAFIYTNPIAAQEMAWQFKTQDRVYSSAAIDENLVYIGSGDQHLYAVNKKTGKEVWKYKTEGAVHSSPTVWNNLVCVGSDDGNLYAIDKTSGKLIWKFASGGEKMYDLWDYYRSSPTGKGETIYWGSGDGNMYAINAQTGDLTWKYTTDGIIHASSVVKDDKVFIGSYDGNFYCLNANSGELEWKFKTIGAQYFPKGEIQKAALVKDDVVYFGSRDYNIYALNAKTGIGIWNMREPSGWIIATPLEYKNNIYFGTSDAHKFYALEKANGTTQWTFPLHMRVYGSAIAHDDTIYFGTFDGKVMGVDYATGKQQWEFQTKSSKANYSAVYNAAGEFKEGFELYGKDMMGSEKAIHALGSILSTPVIENEIIYFGSSDGNIYAVKL